One Pongo pygmaeus isolate AG05252 chromosome 10, NHGRI_mPonPyg2-v2.0_pri, whole genome shotgun sequence genomic window carries:
- the KRT78 gene encoding keratin, type II cytoskeletal 78, with amino-acid sequence MSLSPCRAQRGFSARSACSARLRSRSRGGFSNRGGFSSRSLNSFGGCPEGSRGSTWGSEGRLGVRSGEWSGGPGLSLCPPGGIQEVTINQNLLTPLKIEIDPQFQVVRTQETQEIRTLNNQFASFIDKVRFLEQQNKVLETKWHLLQQQGSSGSQQDLEPVFEACLDQLRKQLEQLQGERGALDAELKACRDQEEEYKSRYEEEAHRRATLENDFVVLKKDVDGVFLSKMELEGKLETLREYIYFLKHLNEEELGQLQTQASDTSVVLSMDNNRYLDFSSIITEVRARYEEIARTSKAEAEALYQTKYQELQVSAQLHGDRMQETKVQISQLHQEIQRLQSQIENLKKQNASLQAAITDAEQHGELALKDAQAKVDELEAALRTAKQNLARLLCEYQELMSTKLSLDVEIATYRRLLEGEECRMSAECPSQVTISSVGGSAVMSGGVGGGLGSTCGLGSGKGSPGSCCISIVTEGSNIILGSGKDPVLGSCSVSGSSSGSSCHTILKKTVESSLKTSITY; translated from the exons ATGTCTCTCTCCCCATGCCGGGCCCAGAGGGGCTTCAGTGCTCGCTCAGCCTGTTCTGCTCGCTTAAGGAGCCGCAGCAGGGGAGGCTTCAGCAACAGGGGCGGCTTCAGCAGCAGGAGCCTTAATTCCTTTGGGGGGTGCCCGGAAGGCTCTCGTGGGAGCACCTGGGGGTCAGAGGGTAGGCTGGGGGTGCGGTctggggagtggagtggtgggcCTGGGCTCTCCCTGTGCCCTCCGGGGGGCATCCAAGAAGTAACCATCAACCAGAATCTGCTGACCCCACTGAAGATTGAGATCGATCCCCAGTTCCAGGTGGTGCGGACGCAGGAGACCCAGGAGATCAGAACTCTCAACAACCAGTTTGCTTCCTTCATTGACAAG GTGCGGTTCCTGGAGCAGCAGAACAAGGTCCTGGAGACCAAGTGGCACCTGCTGCAGCAACAGGGGTCGAGTGGCAGCCAGCAGGACCTGGAGCCTGTCTTTGAGGCCTGCCTGGATCAGCTCAGGAAGCAGCTGGAGCAGCTCCAGGGAGAACGAGGGGCTCTGGATGCTGAGTTGAAGGCCTGCCGGGACCAGGAGGAGGAGTATAAGTCCAG GTATGAGGAGGAGGCCCACAGGCGCGCCACACTTGAGAATGACTTTGTGGTCCTCAAGAAG GATGTGGATGGAGTTTTCCTGagcaagatggagttggaggGCAAGCTGGAGACTCTGAGAGAGTACATCTACTTCTTGAAGCATCTGAATGAAGAA GAGCTGGGCCAGCTCCAGACCCAGGCCAGCGACACGTCTGTGGTGCTGTCCATGGACAACAACCGTTACCTGGACTTCAGCAGCATCATCACTGAGGTCCGCGCCCGGTATGAGGAGATCGCCCGGACCAgcaaggctgaggctgaggccctGTACCAGACCAAG TACCAGGAGCTTCAGGTGTCTGCCCAGCTTCATGGGGACAGGATGCAGGAAACGAAAGTCCAGATCTCTCAGCTGCACCAAGAGATTCAGAGGCTGCAGAGTCAGATTGAGAACCTCAAGAAGCAG AACGCCAGCCTGCAGGCCGCCATCACTGATGCTGAGCAGCATGGGGAGCTGGCCCTCAAGGATGCTCAGGCCAAGGTCGACGAGCTGGAGGCTGCTCTGAGGACGGCCAAGCAGAACCTGGCCCGGCTGCTGTGCGAGTACCAGGAGCTGATGAGCACGAAGCTTTCCCTGGATGTGGAGATTGCCACTTACCGCAGGCTGCTGGAGGGCgaggagtgcag GATGTCTGCGGAGTGCCCCAGCCAGGTCACTATCT CCTCGGTGGGAGGCAGCGCTGTCATGTCTGGAGGAGTTGGTGGAGGCTTGGGGAGCACTTGTGGACTCGGTAGTGGGAAAGGTAGCCCTGGGTCCTGCTGCATCAGCATCGTGACTGAAGGCTCCAACATCATCCTGGGCTCTGGGAAGGACCCTGTTTTGGGTTCCTGCTCTGTGTCTGGCTCCAGCTCTGGCTCCAGCTGCCACACCATCCTGAAGAAGACAGTCGAGTCGAGTCTGAAGACATCCATCACCTACTGA